AGTTGATTGAAATTCACACCAGTGGGCATGCTTATATTGAAGACCTCAAGAAGCTAGCCCGTGCCATAAATCCTCGCTGTCTCGTGCCTATTCATACTTTCTACCCGAATAAGTATGGTAGCATATATGAGGATATCGTCCAGTTGGACGATGGTCAGACTTACTGCTTATGAAGTGATTTACAAGGGAGGCAAAAGATGGTCCGAAACCCAGTTATCGAGCGGTATCTAAAAGTAGGCCGACAAAACCCTGAGAGTAAGAGTTGGAAACAGATTAAGAAAGACCTCAAGCCTTTGGTAGGACTCATTAACAGGTCTGGAGGAGAGTATAGCTTTCAACTTCGAGAAAACTACTTCAATATTTACTATCAGGGTAATTCACTTGCAAAGGTCACACCCAACAAGAATGGGACTTACTCTGCAGAAATACATGAGAAGTTTCTCCAACCAGATGAGCCGGATAGGATCCTCAAGAAACTGGAGCAATACGGCAAGCGAAATGAAAGGAAGAGTAGTGATTATTTGTGCTTCCGAATTGAGTCTGGTGAGCTTTATCATTTCTTTCAAAACAACCACCTCGAAGTCCTGACCAGCAATATACGAGCACGAGGCTATGGAGAGGAAATAACATTTGAGCAGGTGTTAATCACTGACAATCCACCGTCAAGGAAGTTCATCATTATTGACCGCCAGGTAGCAGATCATAAGGACAAGGCACAGATGGATCTCCTTGCGCTCAGCAGAGATTCCGAGAACAAGCCGTTCCACTTTCTAATTATTGAAGTAAAGCTGGGAAGGAACCCTGAACTTCACGGGGAAGTAGGCGGCCAACTAAACAGGTACGTCCGACACGTCAGAGAGTATATCAAAGAGTATGTCACTTGCTATAAAGAGAACTATCGGCAGAAGAAGGAACTTGGGCTTTTCGACCCATTCAGCCCCGATTTGCCGGCTGAGATAGAGATCGATGAGAGCGAAAACTCAGTAGAAGGACTAATTGTTGTTGGCGGTTATTCACAGCTCGGGAAGCAGGCTCTTGAAAATTTCCGCCAAAAGATCAAGCAAGAAAAATGGGATATCAAAGTGCAACAGATGCGAAGGGAGATTAGGTTGGACAACAGGTCTGATTGCCAGGAGCCATAATTGGCAACTTGATGACCTCTGGGCAGTTCAGGGTGTGTATTAAGCAACATTGTACATTTTGTGCAGCTTAGGAATATAAAGTATGCTTTTGATACCGTTCACAGCCCTTGTCGTTCAGAGCCGAGGTGGAAAGCCTGGGCGGATATGATACCTCCGACATGGGACAGGTCATAGCCAAATTTCCGAATTAGCCATGATCTGTGAGTTCTGTGTAAAATCCGAGGATGTCTGAGAACTCACGGAAATGGGTAGCCTGGAGCATCTGCTCCAGGCAGGGGTGGAGCCGATGCTCCAACCTACCGCGACTTTTCGGACAGCCTGGATAGTGAGGGTGAAGCCTATAAAGCCATGACCAGAACAGCAGCCAGAAAATCACTTCATATAAGCGTCCGCGGTGTCGTTCAGGGGGTTGGTTTCAGGCCCTTCGTTTACCGGCTGGCTCACCAGCACCGCTTGGCGGGCTGGGTGCGCAACACCTCAGGCAGCGTAGAAATCGAGGTCGAGGGAGAGGAGAAATCCTTGAACGCCTTCCTCTCTGCTCTCAAAACAGAGGCTCCCCCCATGGCCTGCATCGAAGAGGTCACCGCCGCCCCCCTCGCCCCCCACGGCCACAGCACCTTCGAGATCAGAGAAAGCCACCCGGCAGAAGGTCAGTACCAGCTAGTCTCGCCGGACATCGCCACCTGTCAGCCCTGCCAGGAGGAGATTTTCTCCCTCAGCGACAGGCGCTATCATTATCCCTTCACCAACTGCACCAACTGCGGGCCTCGTTTCACCATCATTGAGGATATCCCCTACGACCGCCCCAAGACCACCATGCGTCGCTTCCAGATGTGCCCTGACTGCCAGAGGGAGTATGATGACCCCCTCGACCGCCGTTTTCATGCCCAACCCAACGCCTGCCCCCGGTGTGGCCCAAGCTTAGAGCTAGTGGACAAACACGGCCTCTCCATCCCGTGCCGCGATGTTATCCAGGAAGCCGTCAGTCTTCTGTCGCAGGGAAAAATCCTGGCCATCAAGGGATTAGGCGGCTTCCTTCTTGCTTGTGATGCCACCAGCACAACAGCCGTGAATGTCCTGCGGGACAGGAAAAGACGTTCTTCCAAGCCCCTGGCAGTAATGCTAGCCTCACTGGAGGAGGTCAAGAGACATTGTTTCGTTACCCCGGAGGAAGAGCGGCTTCTGTTGTCTCCCCAATCCCCCATTGTGCTCCTCAGGTGGAGAAAGGAATCCTCCGTTTGCCGCCAG
The Chloroflexota bacterium DNA segment above includes these coding regions:
- a CDS encoding MBL fold metallo-hydrolase, with product LIEIHTSGHAYIEDLKKLARAINPRCLVPIHTFYPNKYGSIYEDIVQLDDGQTYCL